DNA from Castellaniella sp. MT123:
CCAATACAGGAGCGCAGCCATGCCGAACACCTCGACATAAGCAAAAGTGGTGGATGACAGGAGATTGCTCTGGTAGGTCAATTCTTTCAGCGCCACCACCGAGAGAATGGATGTTTCCTTGAACATCATGATCACCAGGCTGGTGGTGGGCGGCAATAAAAATGACAGCAATTGCGGAATGACGATGTGCCACTGCACCGCCAGCGGACGCATCCCAAGCGAGACGGAAGCTTGCGTCTGTCCCTTCGGAACGCTGTGCAGGGCGGCCCGCATCACTTCACAAAAGTACCCCCCGGTATAAAACGCTACCGTGATCAGCCCAACGTGAAGATCCGACATCACGACGCCGATCTTTGGCAAGCCGAAATAGGACAGGTACACGATAATCAGAAATGGGATGTTCCTGACGACCTCCACATACGACTTGGAAAAAAGCCTGAGAAACGAAACCCGGCTTTCAGCCGCATAGGCCAGCAGCGCGCCGATGAAAATCCCCGTGGGTATCCCGATCACGCTGACCAGGGCCGTGATTTTCAAGCCGCTGAGCAGAATCGGCAGCGATTCGCGAATGGCATCGAGATCAACGAGCATTTGGCAACACCCTTGCAATCCGTCGCTCCACCAGACGCGAAATGGAAGATGCACAAAAGAGAATGATGAAATACACGGCAGCTGTCGCAATGAATACCTGCAAAGGAAGGTTGCTTTGCAAGTTCGCATCCCGTGCCAACGCGGACAACTCAGCCACTGAAATGATCGACAGCAAAGACGATGCTTTCAGCAGGATCGTGAACTCGTTGGTCAGCGGTGGAAGCGACCGGTGGAAAACCTGGGGCAACAGGATGTACAGCCAGGTCACCCCTTGCTTCATCCCCAGGGCGCTGGCGGCGGCACCTTGCCCACGTGGAATCGTGGTCAGAGCTCCACGCAGGATCTCGCTGATGTAAGCCGCCGTGTTGCATGACATGGCCAAGATGCCGGCCTCAATCGGGCTGAGCTCCAGGCCCAGCACCGAAGGAATCACGTAATACGCAATCAGCAGCTGGATCAGCAAAGGAGTGCCCCGCATGACGCTGACGTACAGCCGCGCCAGCATCCTGACGGGGGTCGCGGCCTTGACCCGCGCAAGCAGCAAGAGGGTGCCTAGGAGCAATCCGATGCAGAACGCCACGACACTCGCGAGAATCGTCGCCCCGGATGCCCGCAGGACCCCTGTGTAAAACGGATCGAGCGCCCCATGGACTGTCAGAAGGTCGATCATCGAACGACTCCTTCAGAAGAAAGGGCTAAAGAGCACCTGCAGGCAGGTAATCTTTGGTCGGCAGATCCATAGTCTGGCCAAACCATTTCTCCTGCAGCTTGGCAAGAGTGCCGTTGGCTCGCATCTCGTTCAGCGTGTCATTAATGAACGCGCGAATCTCCGGATCCTTAGGGTTGGTCACCCAGGCCAGCAAGCGGCGCTCACCCACCTCGCCCACGATACGGTAGGCATCCGGCTTTTGCTTCATTTCAAGCGTCAACACATTTGAGGGCAGGACGCCCACGTCGATCGTCCCGTTCAGCAAGGCCACGGAGACGTCTGGATAGGACTGAAAAAGCTTCAGATCCGCGTAACCTTTTTTCCCTTCCTTCTTCAGCTCCTTGTTGTAGTCCTCGATGGCAGGCTGGGCCAGGGACCCCATTTGCGTTCCGACGATCTTGCCGACGATATCGCTGTCATTCTTGATGGCGCCATTGTCTTTTTTGACGACCAGTACGGAGCGCACCTCACCGACAGGCTCGGTGAATGCCACTTTTGCGGCACGTGCCTTCGTGATGCCGACGCTAGTCGCCACAAAGTCGAATTTTCTGGCCAAGACTCCGGGTAAAAGGCCTTGAAACGGCTGGTTGAGCTGGTTCAACTTGACACCTAGCTTCTTCACCATATAGTCAAGGATATCCTTGCCGTAACCGACGATCTTGTCGTTTTGGACAAACTCGTAGGGTTCATAAGCCGCCTCGGTACCAACCGTCAGCTGGCCGCGGGCCTTGATATCGGCAATCGTTCCTCCTGCTGCCGCATACGCGACTCCACAGGAAAACACGCTCGCCGCGAGTGCAAGCCCGGTCAGGGCCTTTTTGCCGAAGGCATTCATTTGTCTCATCCTTGTTGTCATGTAAGGTGCGGATAGGCTATCGTGCATATCGTCTCCAAGAAAGCGATTTTTTCAGGACATGGTATTGGAAAACAAGACCTTTCCCGGAAGCGACCATCATAGGCCCCTGACCGAACGCGACCTCAAGTCCCTGCGTGTTTTCTGCGCAGCAGTTCAGGCCAGCGGCTTTACTGCCGCCGGGGACACGCTGCATATATCGAAGGCTTCAGTCAGTCGACACATCCGGGAAGTGGAAGATCGGCTCGGGGTAAAATTGTGCGAACGCGGACCAGGTGGCTTCAAGCTGACGTCCGCAGGGGCCGTTGCGCTCGATGTGACGACACGCGCCCTACGGGCACTGGACCGGATCCAGCCTGACATCGATGCGGTCAGGGGTGTGCTGAGCGGGCCGTTGACGATCGGCCTGGTCGAGCACATCCTAATCGATCCGGCTTGTACCCTACCTGCCGCACTCAATGAGCTGAGTCAGCGGGCGCCGAAGGTGCATCCGGAAATCATCGTCATGACGCACTCCCAGT
Protein-coding regions in this window:
- a CDS encoding amino acid ABC transporter permease codes for the protein MLVDLDAIRESLPILLSGLKITALVSVIGIPTGIFIGALLAYAAESRVSFLRLFSKSYVEVVRNIPFLIIVYLSYFGLPKIGVVMSDLHVGLITVAFYTGGYFCEVMRAALHSVPKGQTQASVSLGMRPLAVQWHIVIPQLLSFLLPPTTSLVIMMFKETSILSVVALKELTYQSNLLSSTTFAYVEVFGMAALLYWLCSLVLDVTGNHLERHVEKWSMK
- a CDS encoding amino acid ABC transporter permease, with the translated sequence MIDLLTVHGALDPFYTGVLRASGATILASVVAFCIGLLLGTLLLLARVKAATPVRMLARLYVSVMRGTPLLIQLLIAYYVIPSVLGLELSPIEAGILAMSCNTAAYISEILRGALTTIPRGQGAAASALGMKQGVTWLYILLPQVFHRSLPPLTNEFTILLKASSLLSIISVAELSALARDANLQSNLPLQVFIATAAVYFIILFCASSISRLVERRIARVLPNAR
- a CDS encoding transporter substrate-binding domain-containing protein, which gives rise to MRQMNAFGKKALTGLALAASVFSCGVAYAAAGGTIADIKARGQLTVGTEAAYEPYEFVQNDKIVGYGKDILDYMVKKLGVKLNQLNQPFQGLLPGVLARKFDFVATSVGITKARAAKVAFTEPVGEVRSVLVVKKDNGAIKNDSDIVGKIVGTQMGSLAQPAIEDYNKELKKEGKKGYADLKLFQSYPDVSVALLNGTIDVGVLPSNVLTLEMKQKPDAYRIVGEVGERRLLAWVTNPKDPEIRAFINDTLNEMRANGTLAKLQEKWFGQTMDLPTKDYLPAGAL
- a CDS encoding LysR family transcriptional regulator is translated as MVLENKTFPGSDHHRPLTERDLKSLRVFCAAVQASGFTAAGDTLHISKASVSRHIREVEDRLGVKLCERGPGGFKLTSAGAVALDVTTRALRALDRIQPDIDAVRGVLSGPLTIGLVEHILIDPACTLPAALNELSQRAPKVHPEIIVMTHSQLNQALRERRVQIAIRGQYQKDRTFNYQPLFEEYHRLYVARHVTPEAARKLPLVYRSHPFVDKIMATGKFRRGPDAGGLEAIATFIATGNFVGLLTEHYADLINVRHPLRQLDGSPEFRNRICAITEASRPLPASAELFLEILRSQ